In 'Nostoc azollae' 0708, the following are encoded in one genomic region:
- a CDS encoding ribbon-helix-helix protein, CopG family, translating to MSVITINIPDEQLQQLQAMAQTNGISTEELLRTTIEDWLNYPKSDFEQAAKYVLKKNRTYATGTNRGRDVALARNN from the coding sequence ATGAGTGTAATCACTATCAATATTCCAGACGAACAATTACAACAACTGCAAGCAATGGCACAAACAAACGGTATTTCTACTGAAGAACTATTACGTACTACTATAGAAGACTGGCTCAATTATCCAAAAAGTGATTTTGAGCAAGCAGCAAAATATGTACTGAAGAAAAACAGGACTTACGCAACTGGCACAAATAGGGGGCGGGATGTAGCCCTGGCACGCAACAATTGA